A stretch of the Perca flavescens isolate YP-PL-M2 chromosome 3, PFLA_1.0, whole genome shotgun sequence genome encodes the following:
- the arhgef12a gene encoding rho guanine nucleotide exchange factor 12 isoform X3: MSDTQSSFTDRFPKKANRTSSILSKDHPPDKKPKSDKTSLPSNEFDPTEALVVQKSGSSSVLAEGKPESCGLVQRCVIIQKDENGFGLTVSGDNPVFVQLVKEDGAAMRAGVQTGDRIIKVNGTLVTHSNHIEVVKLIKSGSYVALTVLGRPPGLAQIPLSEAESEMLGVSISSPNSPAAERPYSPLDRLSSTQPPWDENSSVCNQRVDMLQKMLSKEQQELQTMKEEYSRNPSPKLLKDIQEAKKHIPQLHGQLIKATRATQEAVPGGDADDGSIFETGDNSTELSWSSTPISRGFGPGSPESLYPRESSCPSPKNTPRNSFNSCYSPEAEDATDLDSLSPTTVSSPSSFRLVSQIIGAEDDYFDSDPEQTNGQCNSFNSIEQLKSRPAHLAAFLHHVISQFDPAPVLCYLYADFYKQTNSKETRRVFMDLHTFFIDRGANLKVAVPESISTDLDRRRTELIPEEINRQHVQTLQDSLLPDIQKNLEDFRQKRSMGLTVAEVELTRLDQESVRDRVALERERSYAENIIAKIEDILLTTQTTEEEKCTTMQYVIYTYMKHLGVRVKEPRSLESKRKSIKKEKEGEEKVKKPRFPSILGPQRWPGPFETASVGKTLDGRPRPQKQLSQPSLGASDHMEAVHLKSSQSSDGSELTHSMSVNTSSPNNATYGSDTSRDTDMGGTPTSGLSRLSDGLQSDPLDRLHDPASPFELSSLEKLPEDGRESERTREGTPKAIRRLEGLGAADVQSEHVQGTVSEHDPPNWQQLVGREVLAGLRSHEIKRQEVINELFYTERAHVRMLRVLDHIFYQKLSKESILPPADIKNIFTNLDEILQLHVSILEQMAAVRKRNESSVIDQIGDDLLSWFSGGEEEKIKKAVGTFCSNQPFALEIIKTKEKNSRFTSFVQEAESNRLCRRLKLKDIIPVEMQRLTKYPLLLENIAKYTDNAVEKDKVKQAADCCRTILNHVNQAVKESEDKQRLEDYQRRLDLSSLKQTDNPMILELKNLDLTKRTMVHEGPLSWKVNKDKTIELYTLLLQDILVLLQKQDERLILKCHSKNLAGTADTKHIFSPIIKLNTVLVRSVATDNKSFFVLSMSENGAQIYELMAPTVSDQRTWQRLITQRADAMKVKPHSVIPLPQTDGERDGVEIITAGVSRLSRDPDRTSTGSTQSTDKESNPAPRIVTQASLQGNNPFEGVKAEEEEEEEEEEGFVDPEPPYQVAEDGKEGDSFDMFPSRADEALKTLAALKQVLVTQLMSQEAVEQTKRSTGARLLRTTSLRTPVDSRARVMAHNGSQTEDLTQDLGSGDTGFFDSPEDYAGYLVLEGYGGPGETSTDDDILASTTGKQLRTSQGCAADSGINLRFSSTSQAGSLSSFSRQVLSHLRNLQVNLNYLKEVEAKYNNLIRQRPERSAADTDGNKDKR; the protein is encoded by the exons GTTTCCCAAGAAAGCAAATAG AACCAGCAGCATTCTCAGTAAAGACCACCCCCCAGACAAGAAacccaaaagtgacaaaacctCACTTCCCTCCAATGAGTTTGACCCTACAG AAGCTCTGGTGGTACAGAAGAGTGGCAGCAGCAGTGTGCTAGCAGAGGGGAAGCCTGAGTCCTGTG GTCTGGTCCAGCGATGTGTAATCATCCAGAAAGATGAAAATGGCTTTGGGCTTACTGTCAGTGGTGACAACCCAGTGTTTGTGCAGCTTGTCAAAGAAG ATGGGGCTGCTATGCGGGCAGGTGttcagacaggagacaggatCATCAAG GTTAACGGGACCCTTGTTACACATTCTAATCACATTGAGGTGGTGAAGCTTATCAAAT CGGGCTCCTATGTGGCCCTCACAGTGTTGGGGCGTCCTCCAGGGCTTGCCCAGATCCCTTTGTCTGAAGCGGAGTCTGAAATGTTGGGCGTTAGCATTTCCTCTCCAAATTCCCCAGCAGCAGAACGCCCCTACAGTCCTCTGGACCGCCTCTCCTCCACTCAACCACCATGG GATGAGAATAGCAGTGTCTGCAACCAGAGGGTTGACATGTTGCAAAAGATGCTCTCAAAAGAGCAGCAGGAGCTGCAG ACCATGAAGGAGGAGTACAGCAGGAACCCCTCCCCCAAACTACTGAAAGACATCCAGGAAGCTAAGAAACACATTCCTCAGCTGCATGGTCAGCTCATCAAGGCCACTCGGGCAACACAG GAGGCTGTTCCAGGTGGTGATGCAGATGATGGTAGCATTTTTGAGACAGGAGACAACAGTACAGAGCTGTCATGGAGCAGCACTCCT ATATCTCGTGGCTTTGGGCCTGGATCTCCAGAGAGCCTGTACCCAAGAGAGTCATCCTGCCCCAGCCCAAAGAACACACCCAGGAACAGTTTCAACTCCTGCTACTCTCCAGAGGCAGAGGACGCCACTGACCTG gACTCTCTGTCCCCTACCACAGTCAGCAGTCCCTCTTCCTTCCGCCTCGTCTCGCAAATCATTGGAGCTGAGGACGACTATTTTGATTCAGACCCGGAGCAG ACTAATGGCCAATGTAACAGCTTTAACAGCATTGAGCAGCTCAAGTCTCGTCCGGCCCACCTCGCAGCCTTCCTTCACCATGTCATCTCTCAGTTTGACCCTGCTCCTGTG CTGTGCTACCTCTATGCTGACTTTTACAAGCAGACCAACTCCAAAGAGACCAGACGGGTGTTCATGGACCTCCACACCTTCTTCATTGACCGTGGAGCA aatTTGAAGGTTGCTGTTCCTGAATCCATCTCTACCGATCTCG ACCGGCGGCGGACAGAACTGATCCCTGAGGAAATAAACAGACAACATGTTCAAACACTGCAGgactctctgctccctgacatCCAGAAGAACCTTGAGGATTTCAG GCAGAAGCGCAGTATGGGCCTAACGGTGGCTGAAGTAGAGTTGACCAGACTGGACCAAGAGAGCGTCAGAGACCGTGTCGCTCTGGAGCGAGAGCGCTCATATGCTGAAAACATCATCGCCAAGATAGAGGATATCCT GTTAACGACTCAGACCACAGAGGAAGAGAAATG cACTACAATGCAGTAtgtcatttatacatacatGAAGCACCTTGGAGTGAGGGTCAAGGAGCCTCGCAGTCTGGAGTCCAAACGG aaaagcatcaagaaagaaaaggaaggagAAGAGAAGGTGAAGAAACCCAGATTTCCCAGTATCCTTGGACCTCAACGTTGGCCCGGCCCCTTTGAAACAGCATCGG TGGGTAAAACCTTGGATGGTCGGCCCAGGCCGCAGAAACAGTTGTCTCAGCCTTCGCTGGGGGCAAGTGATCACATGGAAGCTGTTCATCTAAAAAGCAGCCAATCGAGCGATGGCTCTGAACTCACACACTCCATGTCTGTCAACACCTCATCCCCAAACAACGCCACCTATGGCTCAGACACTAGCCGAGACACTGATATGG GTGGGACTCCGACCTCAGGCCTCTCCAGGCTGAGTGACGGTCTTCAGTCCGATCCTCTTGACAGGCTTCACGACCCTGCTTCTCCCTTTGAACTTTCCAGCCTGGAAAAACTGCCAGAGGACGGCAGAGAAAGCGAAAG AACCCGTGAGGGAACACCAAAGGCCATAAGAAG GCTTGAGGGACTGGGTGCAGCTGATGTCCAGAGTGAGCACGTCCAGGGAACAGTCTCTGAGCATGACCCTCCAAACTGGCAGCAGCTAGTGGGACGAGAGGTCCTTGCGGGTCTCAGGTCTCACGAAATCAAGAGACAGGAAGTTATCAATG AGCTGTTTTATACAGAGCGTGCGCATGTTAGGATGCTGAGAGTTTTGGACCACATTTTCTACCAGAAGCTCTCCAAAGAGTCCATCCTGCCTCCGGCGGACATCAAGAACATCTTCACCAACCTAGACGAGATTCTACAGCTGCAtg TTTCAATACTGGAGCAAATGGCAGCCGTTCGGAAGAGAAATGAGTCTTCAGTAATTGATCAGATAGGAGACGACTTGCTCTCCTGG TTCAGcggtggagaggaggagaagatcaAGAAGGCAGTGGGGACTTTCTGCAGCAACCAGCCTTTTGCTCTGGAGATCATAAAGACCAAGGAGAAGAACTCGCGGTTTACATCGTTCGTCCAG GAGGCAGAGAGTAACAGACTGTGTCGGCGACTGAAACTTAAGGATATCATTCCCGTAGAGATGCAGCGGCTCACCAAGTACCCCCTCCTACTAGAGAACATTGCCAAGTACACAg ACAACGCAGTGGAGAAGGACAAAGTGAAGCAGGCAGCAGACTGCTGCAGAACGATCCTCAATCACGTCAACCAGGCTGTGAAAGAATCGGAGGACAAGCAG AGGTTGGAGGACTATCAGAGAAGATTGGACCTCTCCTCTCTAAAGCAGACCGACAACCCCATGATCCTGGAGCTAAAG AATTTGGATTTAACCAAGAGAACGATGGTGCACGAGGGACCACTGTCATGGAAAGTGAACAAAGACAAGACTATTG AGTTGTACACACTCCTCCTGCAGGACATCCTGGTTTTGCTACAGAAGCAAGATGAGCGCCTGATCCTGAAGTGTCACAGTAAAAACCTGGCAGGCACCGCAGACACCAAACATATCTTCAGCCCCATCATCAAACTCAATACTGTGCTGGTGCGCTCTGTGGCCACAG ACAACAAGTCCTTCTTCGTCCTATCCATGTCAGAAAACGGAGCCCAGATCTATGAGTTGATGGCGCCCACAGTTTCAGATCAGAGAAC GTGGCAGCGTCTAATCACCCAGAGAGCTGATGCCATGAAAGTCAAACCTCACAGCGTCATACCATTACCTCAGACTGA TGGGGAGAGAGACGGCGTGGAGATCATTACAGCAGGTGTTTCCAGGCTGAGTCGAGACCCAGACCGCACATCCACCGGCAGCACCCAGTCCACAG ATAAAGAGAGCAATCCAGCCCCTAGAATTGTGACGCAGGCTTCTCTACAAGGTAATAATCCCTTTGAGGGAGTAaaggcagaggaagaggaagaagaggaggaggaggaaggtttTGTGGACCCAGAGCCTCCCTACCAAGTGGCTGAAGATGGCAAAGAAGGAGACTCGTTTGACATGTTTCCTTCCAGAGCAGACGAAGCATTGAAAACAT TGGCAGCATTAAAGCAGGTGTTGGTGACCCAGCTGATGTCCCAGGAGGCTGTAGAGCAAACCAAACGCTCCACGGGGGCACGTCTCCTCAGGACCACCTCTCTGCGGACCCCCGTAGACAGCCGCGCACGGGTGATGGCCCACAATGGCTCCCAGACAGAGGACCTGACTCAGGACCTGGGCTCTGGGGACACGGGCTTCTTCGATTCTCCTGAAGATTATG CAGGGTATTTAGTCCTGGAGGGTTACGGCGGCCCAGGGGAGACTAGCACAGATGATGACATCTTGGCATCAACCACAGGGAAGCAGCTGAGAACCTCACAAGGCTGTGCTGCCGACTCTGGCATCAACTTGAGGTTTTCTTCGACGTCACAGGCCGGCAGCCTCTCCTCTTTTAGCAGACAGGTCTTGTCTCACCTTAGAAACCTTCAGGTCAACCTCAACTACCTGAAG GAGGTTGAGGCCAAGTACAATAATCTAATACGCCAAAGGCCAGAGAGGTCAGCAGCAGACACGGATGGAAACAAAG ATAAGAGATAG
- the arhgef12a gene encoding rho guanine nucleotide exchange factor 12 isoform X4: MSDTQSSFTDRFPKKANRTSSILSKDHPPDKKPKSDKTSLPSNEFDPTGLVQRCVIIQKDENGFGLTVSGDNPVFVQLVKEDGAAMRAGVQTGDRIIKVNGTLVTHSNHIEVVKLIKSGSYVALTVLGRPPGLAQIPLSEAESEMLGVSISSPNSPAAERPYSPLDRLSSTQPPWDENSSVCNQRVDMLQKMLSKEQQELQTMKEEYSRNPSPKLLKDIQEAKKHIPQLHGQLIKATRATQEAVPGGDADDGSIFETGDNSTELSWSSTPISRGFGPGSPESLYPRESSCPSPKNTPRNSFNSCYSPEAEDATDLDSLSPTTVSSPSSFRLVSQIIGAEDDYFDSDPEQTNGQCNSFNSIEQLKSRPAHLAAFLHHVISQFDPAPVLCYLYADFYKQTNSKETRRVFMDLHTFFIDRGANLKVAVPESISTDLDRRRTELIPEEINRQHVQTLQDSLLPDIQKNLEDFRQKRSMGLTVAEVELTRLDQESVRDRVALERERSYAENIIAKIEDILLTTQTTEEEKCTTMQYVIYTYMKHLGVRVKEPRSLESKRVRINFLPKIKKSIKKEKEGEEKVKKPRFPSILGPQRWPGPFETASVGKTLDGRPRPQKQLSQPSLGASDHMEAVHLKSSQSSDGSELTHSMSVNTSSPNNATYGSDTSRDTDMGGTPTSGLSRLSDGLQSDPLDRLHDPASPFELSSLEKLPEDGRESERTREGTPKAIRRLEGLGAADVQSEHVQGTVSEHDPPNWQQLVGREVLAGLRSHEIKRQEVINELFYTERAHVRMLRVLDHIFYQKLSKESILPPADIKNIFTNLDEILQLHVSILEQMAAVRKRNESSVIDQIGDDLLSWFSGGEEEKIKKAVGTFCSNQPFALEIIKTKEKNSRFTSFVQEAESNRLCRRLKLKDIIPVEMQRLTKYPLLLENIAKYTDNAVEKDKVKQAADCCRTILNHVNQAVKESEDKQRLEDYQRRLDLSSLKQTDNPMILELKNLDLTKRTMVHEGPLSWKVNKDKTIELYTLLLQDILVLLQKQDERLILKCHSKNLAGTADTKHIFSPIIKLNTVLVRSVATDNKSFFVLSMSENGAQIYELMAPTVSDQRTWQRLITQRADAMKVKPHSVIPLPQTDGERDGVEIITAGVSRLSRDPDRTSTGSTQSTDKESNPAPRIVTQASLQGNNPFEGVKAEEEEEEEEEEGFVDPEPPYQVAEDGKEGDSFDMFPSRADEALKTLAALKQVLVTQLMSQEAVEQTKRSTGARLLRTTSLRTPVDSRARVMAHNGSQTEDLTQDLGSGDTGFFDSPEDYAGYLVLEGYGGPGETSTDDDILASTTGKQLRTSQGCAADSGINLRFSSTSQAGSLSSFSRQVLSHLRNLQVNLNYLKEVEAKYNNLIRQRPERSAADTDGNKDKR, from the exons GTTTCCCAAGAAAGCAAATAG AACCAGCAGCATTCTCAGTAAAGACCACCCCCCAGACAAGAAacccaaaagtgacaaaacctCACTTCCCTCCAATGAGTTTGACCCTACAG GTCTGGTCCAGCGATGTGTAATCATCCAGAAAGATGAAAATGGCTTTGGGCTTACTGTCAGTGGTGACAACCCAGTGTTTGTGCAGCTTGTCAAAGAAG ATGGGGCTGCTATGCGGGCAGGTGttcagacaggagacaggatCATCAAG GTTAACGGGACCCTTGTTACACATTCTAATCACATTGAGGTGGTGAAGCTTATCAAAT CGGGCTCCTATGTGGCCCTCACAGTGTTGGGGCGTCCTCCAGGGCTTGCCCAGATCCCTTTGTCTGAAGCGGAGTCTGAAATGTTGGGCGTTAGCATTTCCTCTCCAAATTCCCCAGCAGCAGAACGCCCCTACAGTCCTCTGGACCGCCTCTCCTCCACTCAACCACCATGG GATGAGAATAGCAGTGTCTGCAACCAGAGGGTTGACATGTTGCAAAAGATGCTCTCAAAAGAGCAGCAGGAGCTGCAG ACCATGAAGGAGGAGTACAGCAGGAACCCCTCCCCCAAACTACTGAAAGACATCCAGGAAGCTAAGAAACACATTCCTCAGCTGCATGGTCAGCTCATCAAGGCCACTCGGGCAACACAG GAGGCTGTTCCAGGTGGTGATGCAGATGATGGTAGCATTTTTGAGACAGGAGACAACAGTACAGAGCTGTCATGGAGCAGCACTCCT ATATCTCGTGGCTTTGGGCCTGGATCTCCAGAGAGCCTGTACCCAAGAGAGTCATCCTGCCCCAGCCCAAAGAACACACCCAGGAACAGTTTCAACTCCTGCTACTCTCCAGAGGCAGAGGACGCCACTGACCTG gACTCTCTGTCCCCTACCACAGTCAGCAGTCCCTCTTCCTTCCGCCTCGTCTCGCAAATCATTGGAGCTGAGGACGACTATTTTGATTCAGACCCGGAGCAG ACTAATGGCCAATGTAACAGCTTTAACAGCATTGAGCAGCTCAAGTCTCGTCCGGCCCACCTCGCAGCCTTCCTTCACCATGTCATCTCTCAGTTTGACCCTGCTCCTGTG CTGTGCTACCTCTATGCTGACTTTTACAAGCAGACCAACTCCAAAGAGACCAGACGGGTGTTCATGGACCTCCACACCTTCTTCATTGACCGTGGAGCA aatTTGAAGGTTGCTGTTCCTGAATCCATCTCTACCGATCTCG ACCGGCGGCGGACAGAACTGATCCCTGAGGAAATAAACAGACAACATGTTCAAACACTGCAGgactctctgctccctgacatCCAGAAGAACCTTGAGGATTTCAG GCAGAAGCGCAGTATGGGCCTAACGGTGGCTGAAGTAGAGTTGACCAGACTGGACCAAGAGAGCGTCAGAGACCGTGTCGCTCTGGAGCGAGAGCGCTCATATGCTGAAAACATCATCGCCAAGATAGAGGATATCCT GTTAACGACTCAGACCACAGAGGAAGAGAAATG cACTACAATGCAGTAtgtcatttatacatacatGAAGCACCTTGGAGTGAGGGTCAAGGAGCCTCGCAGTCTGGAGTCCAAACGGGTCAGGATCAACTTTCTTCCCAAGATCAAG aaaagcatcaagaaagaaaaggaaggagAAGAGAAGGTGAAGAAACCCAGATTTCCCAGTATCCTTGGACCTCAACGTTGGCCCGGCCCCTTTGAAACAGCATCGG TGGGTAAAACCTTGGATGGTCGGCCCAGGCCGCAGAAACAGTTGTCTCAGCCTTCGCTGGGGGCAAGTGATCACATGGAAGCTGTTCATCTAAAAAGCAGCCAATCGAGCGATGGCTCTGAACTCACACACTCCATGTCTGTCAACACCTCATCCCCAAACAACGCCACCTATGGCTCAGACACTAGCCGAGACACTGATATGG GTGGGACTCCGACCTCAGGCCTCTCCAGGCTGAGTGACGGTCTTCAGTCCGATCCTCTTGACAGGCTTCACGACCCTGCTTCTCCCTTTGAACTTTCCAGCCTGGAAAAACTGCCAGAGGACGGCAGAGAAAGCGAAAG AACCCGTGAGGGAACACCAAAGGCCATAAGAAG GCTTGAGGGACTGGGTGCAGCTGATGTCCAGAGTGAGCACGTCCAGGGAACAGTCTCTGAGCATGACCCTCCAAACTGGCAGCAGCTAGTGGGACGAGAGGTCCTTGCGGGTCTCAGGTCTCACGAAATCAAGAGACAGGAAGTTATCAATG AGCTGTTTTATACAGAGCGTGCGCATGTTAGGATGCTGAGAGTTTTGGACCACATTTTCTACCAGAAGCTCTCCAAAGAGTCCATCCTGCCTCCGGCGGACATCAAGAACATCTTCACCAACCTAGACGAGATTCTACAGCTGCAtg TTTCAATACTGGAGCAAATGGCAGCCGTTCGGAAGAGAAATGAGTCTTCAGTAATTGATCAGATAGGAGACGACTTGCTCTCCTGG TTCAGcggtggagaggaggagaagatcaAGAAGGCAGTGGGGACTTTCTGCAGCAACCAGCCTTTTGCTCTGGAGATCATAAAGACCAAGGAGAAGAACTCGCGGTTTACATCGTTCGTCCAG GAGGCAGAGAGTAACAGACTGTGTCGGCGACTGAAACTTAAGGATATCATTCCCGTAGAGATGCAGCGGCTCACCAAGTACCCCCTCCTACTAGAGAACATTGCCAAGTACACAg ACAACGCAGTGGAGAAGGACAAAGTGAAGCAGGCAGCAGACTGCTGCAGAACGATCCTCAATCACGTCAACCAGGCTGTGAAAGAATCGGAGGACAAGCAG AGGTTGGAGGACTATCAGAGAAGATTGGACCTCTCCTCTCTAAAGCAGACCGACAACCCCATGATCCTGGAGCTAAAG AATTTGGATTTAACCAAGAGAACGATGGTGCACGAGGGACCACTGTCATGGAAAGTGAACAAAGACAAGACTATTG AGTTGTACACACTCCTCCTGCAGGACATCCTGGTTTTGCTACAGAAGCAAGATGAGCGCCTGATCCTGAAGTGTCACAGTAAAAACCTGGCAGGCACCGCAGACACCAAACATATCTTCAGCCCCATCATCAAACTCAATACTGTGCTGGTGCGCTCTGTGGCCACAG ACAACAAGTCCTTCTTCGTCCTATCCATGTCAGAAAACGGAGCCCAGATCTATGAGTTGATGGCGCCCACAGTTTCAGATCAGAGAAC GTGGCAGCGTCTAATCACCCAGAGAGCTGATGCCATGAAAGTCAAACCTCACAGCGTCATACCATTACCTCAGACTGA TGGGGAGAGAGACGGCGTGGAGATCATTACAGCAGGTGTTTCCAGGCTGAGTCGAGACCCAGACCGCACATCCACCGGCAGCACCCAGTCCACAG ATAAAGAGAGCAATCCAGCCCCTAGAATTGTGACGCAGGCTTCTCTACAAGGTAATAATCCCTTTGAGGGAGTAaaggcagaggaagaggaagaagaggaggaggaggaaggtttTGTGGACCCAGAGCCTCCCTACCAAGTGGCTGAAGATGGCAAAGAAGGAGACTCGTTTGACATGTTTCCTTCCAGAGCAGACGAAGCATTGAAAACAT TGGCAGCATTAAAGCAGGTGTTGGTGACCCAGCTGATGTCCCAGGAGGCTGTAGAGCAAACCAAACGCTCCACGGGGGCACGTCTCCTCAGGACCACCTCTCTGCGGACCCCCGTAGACAGCCGCGCACGGGTGATGGCCCACAATGGCTCCCAGACAGAGGACCTGACTCAGGACCTGGGCTCTGGGGACACGGGCTTCTTCGATTCTCCTGAAGATTATG CAGGGTATTTAGTCCTGGAGGGTTACGGCGGCCCAGGGGAGACTAGCACAGATGATGACATCTTGGCATCAACCACAGGGAAGCAGCTGAGAACCTCACAAGGCTGTGCTGCCGACTCTGGCATCAACTTGAGGTTTTCTTCGACGTCACAGGCCGGCAGCCTCTCCTCTTTTAGCAGACAGGTCTTGTCTCACCTTAGAAACCTTCAGGTCAACCTCAACTACCTGAAG GAGGTTGAGGCCAAGTACAATAATCTAATACGCCAAAGGCCAGAGAGGTCAGCAGCAGACACGGATGGAAACAAAG ATAAGAGATAG